GAGTACTGGTCCGGCTTCCAGGCGCCGGGGATCTCGCGGACCAGGCGGTCGGAGACGTTGTAGTACGAGTCCGGGTGCTCCGGGGCCACCGCGTAGGGGCACACGACGACTTCGGCGCCGTAGGCCCGCAGGACGTTGATCTTGTCCGTGGAGACCTTGTCCGGGCAGACGAAGACGCACTTGTAGCCCTTCTGCTGCGCCACTATGGCCAATCCCACACCGGTGTTGCCGGAGGTGGGCTCCACGATGGTGCCGCCGGGCTTCAGCGCGCCGGAGCGCTCCGCCGCCTCGATCATCCGCAGCGCGATCCGGTCCTTCACCGAGCCACCGGGGTTGAAGTACTCGACCTTGGCGAGGACGGTGGCCTGGAGTCCCTTGGTGACGTTGTTCAGCTTCACCAGCGGGGTGTTCCCCACCAGATCGACCATGGACTCGGCGTACTTCATCGGCGGTGTCTCCGCTTCCTCTGGGACCGGCATTCACGGTGGCTGTTCACGGTGGCTACCAGCCTACGGTGCACCACCGCTCCGCCCTAGCCAACAGTGCCCAAGGTAAGGTCGCTGGAACGGCGGACATACTTCAGTTGAGGCTTGTAGTGGAGGTGTGTTGACGATGACCGGGCTCACAAGGCTGGGTGTCGCCAAGCGCGTCGCTGCTGCCGCCGCGCTGAGCGGCGGGGGGATCGGGGTCCTCACGGGCGGCGCGATCGGGCTGATCGTCGCCGAGGCGAAACTCGCCCGGCGGGCCATCGGACCGGCCAAGGGCGATCCGCCGCGCGCGGACGGGGTTTACGGAGCGTGGTACGCGGCACCCGGCGTCGAGGTGATCCGCATCGCGGTCCTCGGCGACAGCTCCGCGGCCGGCTACGGCGTGACGGAGTCCGCGCGCACCCTGGGCGCGCTGCTGGCGTCCGGCCTGGCCGAGGCCGCCGGCGCCCCGGTGCGGCTGCACAACGTGGCGAAGGTCGGGGGGCAGTCCTCGGACCTGGGCTGGCAGCTGGAGCGGGTGCTCGCCTCCGGTCCGGACGGCAGGGCCCCGCACGTCGCCATGATCATGATCGGCGCCAACGACGTGACGCACCGCGTCAAGGTCGCCGAGTCGGTCCGCTTCCTGGGCGACGCCGTGCGCCGGCTGCGCGCGTCCGGCACCGAGGTGGTCGTGGGCACCTGCCCGGACCTGGGCACCATCCGCCCGGTGGCGCAGCCCCTGCGGCGCCTGGCGCGCCGGTGGTCCCGCCAGCTCGCCGCCGCGCAGACGATGGCGGTCGTCCGCGCCGGGGGCCGCACGGTCTCCCTGGGCTCCCTGCTGGGCCCGGAGTTCGACGCCCGCCCGGAGGACATGTTCGGCCCCGACCGCTTCCACCCCAGCGCCGAGGGCTACGCCACCGCGGCGATGGCCCTGCTCCCCTCGATCGCCGCCGCCATCGGCCGCTGGCCCGACGCCGAGACCGGCGGGCCGGACGTCCTGGAGCCGGCCCGCGGCGAGGCCCGCATGCCGCTGGCCCGCGCCGCGGTGCTGGCCGCCCGGCACGGCGGCACCGAGGTCGGCCGCGAGGTCGGCAGCGCCGCCCGCGCCGGCTGGGGCATCCTGCGGCACCGGCGGCGGCGGCAGATCGCCGAGCCGGTGGTGGTCAGCGGGGAGGCGGTGGAGGCGGTGGAGGAGGCGGCCGCGGCCGGTGACGCGAGCGCTTCCGGGAGCGGGGCGAGCGCGACGGAGGCGGCTTCGGCCTGAAGGCAAGCGCCTGAAAGCAAGCCACAAGCCACGAGGCACGACCGTCACTGATCCCTCGCCGCGGGAGCAAAACCGGCGCACCTTACCGCCGATATAAGGACCTTGACGCACGCCGCCGACCGGTCCCCCCGGACCGGCCGGCCGCCGCGAGTGCCCAGAGCGGGAGTCGAACCCGCAACGCCATAAAGGCCGCGAGGTTTAAGCTCGCTGTGTCTGCCTGTTCCACCATCTGGGCCCGAAGCGATCACCGCCGATGATCCTTCGGGCTTCAGCGTAGCGAGAACTCCGCGAAAGCGTGATCGAGTTCCAGCGCTGGTCCGCAGAAGGTCCTGTTCGGGCGCAGGTCGCAAGGGGCGCCCGCGCAGCGCGGGGAGAGGACTTTCACCGGACTTCCGGTTGGTGTTCCTGCGGAGTTCGCGTCGGCTGCGGGGAGCCGGCCCGGGCCGGGCCGGCGGGCATTCAGGCGACGTGCGCTGCGCGGCGGCATCCGCCGGTCCCCGGAACCGGTGCGGGCGCGCAGGTTGAGAGCCCGCGGCTCACGCCGGGGGCTCTGGGGGCTTTCTGGGATTCCGGGTGGGGGCTTTATCCGAAGGCGCGTGCTGCGCGCTTCAGGTCCATCTCGTGGACGATCGCGTTGGCGTAGCCACGCGGGAGGTCGTGCTCGGCACGGAGCCAGCTGACGCGCTCTTCGAAGCGCGGGAGGGACGGGCCTTCGTCGACCAGCTGGAACCAGGTGTCCAAGCTGCGGCCGGTGGCTGCGGGGATGCGGGCGAGGAGGTTGCGATGGGTCTGTTCGGAGTGGTGGATCGTCATACGGGCGCCTCCGCGAATGGACTGGGCATACGGTCCGTGTGCGCCAGCGTGCCTGAGGGTCGGGCGACTGGCAAGAGGAACGGGACCTGGCGATTCCGGCGCCAGGCAAATCCGGGCGGTCGGTGACGTGCCGCGACGTTCCCGCGGCATTCGCCACCCGTATCCTTCCCGGATGACTTCCAGCACCAAACCGGGGGAACACAGTGCGGACGAAGAAGCGTCGTCGGCGGACCTCCTGGAGCGGGAACTGACCCGGCTCGCCGAGGCCTACCGGCGGCTCCCGCACTCGAAGTTCGCCCAGCGGCTGGAGCCGTACGGCGACCGCGCGCGGGCCGGCCACTGGCTCGCCGCGCAGGTCACGACGGTCGCCCAGGGGATAGAGCGGTGGGACAGTCCGCGGCCGCCGGCCTGGCGGGAGCTGCCGACGCTGGGGGTGTTCGCGCTCGGCGACCAGATCGCGGTGGTCGGGAACGATCTGTTAGCGGCTTACCGGGCCCTGAAGGACCCGCGCGAGACCCTCATCTGGACGCCCGGAGAGGGCCGGGTCCCGGCGGAGAAGGCGATGGCGGCCGTGCTGGAGAGCACGACCGCCTTGCGTCGGGCGCTGTAGGGCGCCCTGAGGTACGGCCCCGGGCCGCGACGGGGACTAGCTCAGGCGCTCCAGGATCAGCGCCATGCCCTGGCCGCCGCCGACGCACATGGTCTCCAGCCCGAACTGCTTGTCGTGCCACTGCAGCGAGTTGATCAGCGTGCTGGTGATGCGCGCGCCGGTCATGCCGAACGGGTGGCCCACGGCGATCGCGCCGCCGTTCACGTTCAGCTTGTCCAGGTCGATCCCCAGGTCCTGGTAGGACGGGATGACCTGGGCGGCGAACGCCTCGTTGATCTCGACCAGGTCGATGTCGCCGATGGTCATGCCGGCGTTCTTCAGCGCGTTCTGGGTGGCGCCGACCGGGCCGATGCCCATGATCTCCGGGGACATCGCGGTGACGCCGGTAGCCACGATCCGGGCCAGCGGGGTCAGGCCCAGCTCGCGGGCCTTGGTGTCGGACATGATGACCACGGCCGCCGCGCCGTCGTTCAGCGGGCAGCAGTTGCCGGCGGTGACGGTGCCGTCGGGGCGGAAGACCGGCGCCAGCGTCGCGGTCTTCTCGTAGGTCACGCCGGGGCGCGGGCCGTCGTCCTTGCTGACCACGGTGCCGTCCGGCAGCGTGATCGGGGTGATGTCCTTCTCCCAGAAGCCGTCGGCGATCGCCTTCTCGGCCAGGTTCTGCGAGCGGACGCCGAACTCGTCCTGCTCCTTGCGCGAGATCCCCTTGAGCTGCGCCAGGTTCTCGGCGGTCTGGCCCATCGCGATGTAGACGTCCGGGAAGGTGTCGTCCTCGCGCGGGTCGTGCCAGACCTTGCCGCCGGCCGCGAACTCGTTGGTGCGGTTCACCGCGTCGGTGAACAGCGGGTTCTGGGTGTCCGGCAGGCCGTCGGAGGAGCCCTTGGCGTAGCGCGAGACGGTCTCGACGCCGGCGGAGATGAAGACGTCGCCCTCGCCGGCCTTGATGGCGTGGAAGGCCATCCGCGTGGTCTGCAGCGAGGAGGCGCAGTACCGGGTGATGGTCGCGGCCGGGAGGTGGTCGTAGCCCAGCAGCGTGGCCACGACGCGCCCCATGTTGTAGCCGGCCTCGCCGCCGGGCAGGCCGCAGCCCAGGTACATGTCGTCGATCTGGCGCGGGTCCAGGCCCGGGACCTTGTCCAGCGCGGCCCGCACCATCTGCGCGGTGAGGTCGTCGGGACGGATGGAGGTCATCGAACCCTTGAAGGCGCGGCCGATCGGGGAACGCGCGGTGGAGACGATCACTGCCTCGGGCATAAAGGTCACTCCTTGCGAAGGGGGGCCGGGGTCGCCTGCCGGCTTCAGGGCCGCGCGGTCGGCGCCGCGATGGTGTCGGGGCCAGCGTAGTTCGCCAAGCTACCGCTTGGTAATGCCGGGTGCGGGAGAACACACCCGGTTTCCCACCCTAGGGCGCCGCCTGCCTTTCCACCCACATTCCACCCCGGGTTGGAGGCGCACGCGGGCCGATCGGCGAGAAGATCGGGGGCATGGCAGCGCTGACAGCGAACATGATGGACCGCAAGGGCTACTTCTGGGGCATCCAGGCCCTGCGCAGCGGCGGTCTGGTGGCGCTGAGCATCACCCTGTTCGGGGTGAACCCCAAGCCGGGACTGCACGGCCGCGGGCTGGCGATCACGATCACCCTGGCCGTCGTGGCGGTGGCCTGGATCGGGATGATCGTCTTCGACATCCGCAAGTGGCGGATCCAATACCCGCTGTTCCTGCTGGCGCTCAGCGGCGGCGTGCTGTCGATACTGCAGCAGGGCCCGGCGATCTTCGTACCGGCGGTCGCGGCCTTCTCCGCGGGCTCGAACCTGGAGCCGCAGATCTCGACGGCGGTCGCGGTGGCCGGAGCCCTCTCCCTGACCGCGACCGCACTGGTGGTCGGCGCTTCGACGACGGCGGTGCTCGGCTTCGTCGTCATCCTGGCGACGGCCCTGGCCATGGGCATGATCCGCTACGCCATCGCCCAGCGCGCGGACACGGCCGAGCAGCTGCTGGAGCAGACCCTGCGCGCCTCGGCGGCCGAGACCGAGGCCGCGGTCCTCGGCGAGCGCACCCGCATCGCCCGCGAGATCCACGACATCCTGGCGCACTCCCTCGGCGCGCTGGCCATGCAGGTCGAGGCCGCGCAAGCACTGCTGACCCGCGAGGACCCGGACATCGCGAAGGCCCTGCGCTGTATGGAGCGGGTCGGCCAGCTGACGCGCGAAGGCCTCGTGGAGAGCCGCCGCGCGGTCCAGGCGCTGCGCGAGGACATCGGCCCGCTGTCGGAGATGATCCGCGCCCTGGTCGAAGCCGACGGCGGCACGATGACCACCACCGGCGAGCCCCGCAAGCTCCCGGCCGACGCGGCGCTGGCGCTCTACCGCACGGCGCAGGAAGCGGTGACGAACGCCCGCAAGCACGCGCCGGGCAAGGCCGCGGACGTCCGCCTGAGCTTCGACGAGGACACGGTCCGGCTGACGGTGACCAACCACCTCGCCGAGGCCGACGCCGCACGGCCCCTGACGAACTCCGGCGGCGGCTTCGGACTCAGCGGACTGCGGGAGCGGATGGAGCTGGCCGGCGGGACGCTGGACGCCGGGCGCGAGGGCGACGACTGGTCGGTGCGGGCGGTCGTGCCGGGCTGAGGGCGGGTCTCGATCAAGCCCGACAGCCCAAGGGCAAGGCCGCATCGGCCCGGCGCTGAGGAAGATCGAGCGCCGCCCCGGCATCTGCGGGACAATCCCGGGGTGACCGAGATCCGAGTACTCATCGCCGACGACCAGGCCGCGGTCCGGGAAGGCCTGGCGCTGCTGCTGGAGACCATGTCCGACGTGAACGTGGTCGGCCAGGCCGGGGACGGTCTGGAGGCGGCGGAACTGGCGGCCGAGCTGGCGCCCGACGTGGTGCTGATGGATCTCAACATGCCGCGGGCCAGCGGGATCGAGGCGACCTCGACGATCCTGGCCGCGAACCCGGACATCCGGGTGGTCGTGCTCACCACCTACGAGGACGACGCCTCGATCGTCGGCGCGCTGCGGGCCGGGGCGCTCGGCTATCTGACCAAGGCCGCGAAGCGGGCCGACATCGAGCGCGCGGTGAAGGCGGCGGCGGCCGGGCAGGCGATTCTGGACCCGGCGGTGCAGCGGCAGCTGCTGGCGGCGGCGACCAACGGGGTCGCGGGCCCCGCGGCGGGCGGCGTCGCGAAGGCCCCGGCCGCCGAGCCCGAGCCCGTCGACGACCTGAGCCCGCGCGAGGCCGACGTCCTGCGGCTGATCGCGGCGGGACACTCCAACCGGGAGATCGCCAAGAAGCTGTTCGTCGGCGAGGCGACGGTGAAGTCGCACATCAACCGCATCTTCACCAAGACCGGCTGCCGCGACCGGGCCCAGGCGGTCCAGTACGCGTTCACCCACGGCTACGCCGACCCGAGCGCGAAGTAACGGCACCTCCTCAGCCGCGAGGCCACACCGCCAGGGCGAACTCAGCCGTCTGCGAAAGCTCGGCCTCTCCGGCGCCGTCCCGCGCGCGCTGCGACATGCCCTGAAACACCGCGGCGTAGTACGCGGCGAGCGCATCGACGTCCGCTGACGCCGCCAGTTCCCCGTCCCGCTGCCCGGCGCGCAGCCGCTCGGCCATCGTCGTGATGTTCCGGTTCCGCTGCTCCCGCAGCATCTCCCGCACCTCGGCATTGGCCGGCGAGACGTTCGTGGCGGCGTTGATCACCATGCACCCGGCGGGATGCACCGGGTCCGGGAACACCCGCGCCGCCTCCCGCAGCATCCGCGCCACCGCGCCGAAGGCCGTCGCCTCCTCGGCGAACGCCGCGCCCACGAACGCGCCGTAAGGCGACTCCCCATACGCCGCCAGCGCCTCGCGGAACAACGCCGGCTTGTCACCGAACGCCGCGTACAGGCTCCCCGAGCGGATCCCCATCGCCTCGGTCAGATCGCTGATGGACGTCGCCTCGTATCCCCGTTCCCAGAACAGGCGCGTCGCGGCGGCGACCGCGGCGTCGCGGTCGAAGCCGCGGGGCCGTCCGCGGCGGGCGGCGGGGTCGGAAGCAGTCACCCGATCATTGTAGAACGATCGACCAAGAATTGTGCTAGCGTGCCCGTCACAAATTCTTGGTCGATCACTCAAGAAATGGGGGGACCATGTCCCTGCAGGGGAAGCACGCCCTGGTCACCGGCGGCAGCCGCGGCATCGGCCGGGCGATCGCCGAGCGCCTGGCCCACGACGGCGCCACCGTCGTCCTGAGCTACGCCCGCGACCACGCCGCCGCCGAGGACACCGTCGCCGGCATCCTCGCCAAGGGCGGCAAGGCGATCGCCGTCCACGCGCCCTTCGGCGACCACGGCGACGCCGAACGCCTTTGGCAGGCCTACGACAAGGCGACCGGCCGCGCCGGCGTCGACATCGTCGTCAACAACGCCGGCATCGGCCGCAGCTCGGATCTGAGCACCCTGACCGAGACCGAGTTCGACGAGGTCTTCGCGGTCAACGTCCGCGCGCCGCTGTTCGTGGCCCAAGGCGCTGTGTCCCGGCTGCGCGACCACGGCCGCGTCATCAACATCTCCAGCGGCGTCAGCCGCATCGCGATGCCCGAGATCCTCGCCTACGGCGCGACCAAGGGCGCCCTGGACAACCTCACCCTGAACCTGGCCAAGCTCCTGGGCCCGCGCGGCATCACGGTGAACTCCGTCGCGCCGGGCATCGTCGACACCGACGTCAACGCGGGCTGGCTGCGCGGGAACAAGGAGGCCGAGCAATGGGCCGCCTCGGCCTCGGCGCTGGGCCGGATCGGGCAGCCGGACGACATCGCCGCGGTGGTCGCGTTCCTGGCCGGCGAGGACGGCCGGTGGGTGAGCGGCCGGGTGGTCGACGCGACCGGCGGCTCAATGCTCTGACTCGCCACAGGGCTTCGGGGCTACAGAGCTTCAGGGCGAGAACGAAGGAGTGTCCTTATATATAGGTCACGCCTTCAGATACGCCAGCACCGCCAACACCCGCCGGTTGTCGTCACCGGACTCCGGCAGCCCCAGCTTCATGAAGATGTTGGAGGTGTGCTTGGCGATCGCCCGCTCGGTGATCACCAGCCGCTCGGCGATCGCCGCGTTCGACCGGCCCTCGGCCATCAGCGAGAGCACTTCGCGCTCCCGGTCGGTCAGCGCCCCCAGCGGCTCCTTGCGGACCCCGCGCGCCAGCAGCTTGGAGATCACCTCGGGGTCCATCACGGTCCCGCCGGCCGCGACCCGCTTCACCGCGTCCACGAAGCTGTCCGAGTCGAAGACCCGGTCCTTGAGCAGGTAGCCGATCGCGCCGGCGCCGTCGGCCAGCAGTTCGCCGGCATAGAGCTGCTCGACGTATTGCGAGAGAACCAAAACCGGGAGGCCCGGCACCACCTGCCGGGCCTCCAACACCGCCCTGAGTCCCTCGTCGGTGAACGTCGGCGGCATGCGCACGTCCACCACTGCAACGTCGGGGCGCTCGGTCACCAGCGCCTCGACGAGCGCGGGGCCGTCGCCGACGGCCGCCGCGATCTCGAACCCGTACGCCTCCAGCAGGCGGATCATGCCGTCCCGGAGGAGGAAGAGGTCTTCGGCGAGGACGACACGCACGGCAGCTCCATGGTCACGACGGTCGGTCCGCCCTGCGGGCTGCTCAGGGCGAGGATCCCGTCGAAGGTAGCAAGCCGGCGCTCGATCCCGCGCAGTCCGCTGCCGCGGTCCAGGTCCGCGCCGCCGATCCCGTCGTCGCTGACCGTGATCTTCAGCAGGCCGTCGGCGACCCGCATGTCGATCCAGACGTGCACGGCGTGCGCGTGCTTGGCGACGTTGGTCAGGGCCTCGCTGACCGCGAAGTAGGCCGCCGACTCCAGCGGCGCGTCCAGCCGCCCGGTCACCTCGGCGTGCACCTGGACGTCCAGCGGCGAGTCCAGCGCCGTGGCCCGCACCGCGTCGACCAGGCCGCGGTCGGCCAGCACCGGCGGGTGGATGCCGCGCACCAGGTCGCGCAGCTCGGACAGGGCCTTGGCCGAGGAGTCGCGGGCCTCCGTGAGCAGCTTCTGCGCCGCCTCGGGGTCGCGCTCCAGCAGCTGCGAGGCCGCGTTCAGGTGCATGCCCATGGCGACCAGCCGGGCCTGCGCGCCGTCGTGCAGGTCGCGCTCGATCCGGCGCAGTTCGGCGGCCTGGGTGTCGACCGCGTCGGCCCGGGTCTGGGTCAGGTGCTTCATCCGGGCCTCGACCTGCGCCGGCGTCGGGGCCAGCAGGACGCGGGACCAGCGGGCGTGCCACTCCAGCATCTTCGGCGCGATGGCGAAGCCCAGGGCGATCTCCAGGACGCCGAGCGCCGCCGGGGCCCAGCGCATGCCCTCGTTGCCGTGGTGGACGTGGACGAACCCGAACCAGTCGTTGAAGCCGTGTCCGACCAAGGTGCTCCACAGGGCGCTGATCACGAAGCCGTACAAGCCCTCGGCCACCAGGGCGATCGGCAGCACGGCCAGGAGCGCCCCGACCACCGGGTCGGTCATCGTCCAAGCGGCGTCCCGCCAGAACGCCGGATCCGTGCCGTGGAACTGGATCTTGCCCCAGTAGCCCTTGAACCCGGGGCCGAACTCCGGCTCGGCCCGGTACGGCCGCGGGATCTCGATCCCCCGCCAGGCGTGCACCTTCTTACGGCGCAGGTCGGCCAGCCAGCGCAGGTAGGCGGCCGTCGGCGGCAGCAGCAGGAGGCCGAGCCCGATGCCGGCCAGACCGAGCACCAACGTCAGTGCGAGGTAGCCCAGCAGCATCGGGACCAGCATCACGAAGAACCAGAACCCGCCCTCCAGGACGGCGCTCGTTCGCTTGGTGGTGTTGGTGTTCGTCATGTCCTCAAGTCTCGGCATCGGGCCCTGGCCGGGCGAGGGGCTTACACACCCAGTGCGGGGTGTACTTATGTACACCCCCGGGAGGGGTTCTACAGCCAGTGACCAGTCACGGGCCGCGCCACGACGCTGGAGACATGTGGACGACCATCGTTTCCGGC
This genomic interval from Catenulispora sp. GP43 contains the following:
- a CDS encoding sensor histidine kinase, which gives rise to MAALTANMMDRKGYFWGIQALRSGGLVALSITLFGVNPKPGLHGRGLAITITLAVVAVAWIGMIVFDIRKWRIQYPLFLLALSGGVLSILQQGPAIFVPAVAAFSAGSNLEPQISTAVAVAGALSLTATALVVGASTTAVLGFVVILATALAMGMIRYAIAQRADTAEQLLEQTLRASAAETEAAVLGERTRIAREIHDILAHSLGALAMQVEAAQALLTREDPDIAKALRCMERVGQLTREGLVESRRAVQALREDIGPLSEMIRALVEADGGTMTTTGEPRKLPADAALALYRTAQEAVTNARKHAPGKAADVRLSFDEDTVRLTVTNHLAEADAARPLTNSGGGFGLSGLRERMELAGGTLDAGREGDDWSVRAVVPG
- a CDS encoding response regulator, translating into MTEIRVLIADDQAAVREGLALLLETMSDVNVVGQAGDGLEAAELAAELAPDVVLMDLNMPRASGIEATSTILAANPDIRVVVLTTYEDDASIVGALRAGALGYLTKAAKRADIERAVKAAAAGQAILDPAVQRQLLAAATNGVAGPAAGGVAKAPAAEPEPVDDLSPREADVLRLIAAGHSNREIAKKLFVGEATVKSHINRIFTKTGCRDRAQAVQYAFTHGYADPSAK
- a CDS encoding TetR/AcrR family transcriptional regulator; amino-acid sequence: MTASDPAARRGRPRGFDRDAAVAAATRLFWERGYEATSISDLTEAMGIRSGSLYAAFGDKPALFREALAAYGESPYGAFVGAAFAEEATAFGAVARMLREAARVFPDPVHPAGCMVINAATNVSPANAEVREMLREQRNRNITTMAERLRAGQRDGELAASADVDALAAYYAAVFQGMSQRARDGAGEAELSQTAEFALAVWPRG
- a CDS encoding acetyl-CoA C-acetyltransferase, whose amino-acid sequence is MPEAVIVSTARSPIGRAFKGSMTSIRPDDLTAQMVRAALDKVPGLDPRQIDDMYLGCGLPGGEAGYNMGRVVATLLGYDHLPAATITRYCASSLQTTRMAFHAIKAGEGDVFISAGVETVSRYAKGSSDGLPDTQNPLFTDAVNRTNEFAAGGKVWHDPREDDTFPDVYIAMGQTAENLAQLKGISRKEQDEFGVRSQNLAEKAIADGFWEKDITPITLPDGTVVSKDDGPRPGVTYEKTATLAPVFRPDGTVTAGNCCPLNDGAAAVVIMSDTKARELGLTPLARIVATGVTAMSPEIMGIGPVGATQNALKNAGMTIGDIDLVEINEAFAAQVIPSYQDLGIDLDKLNVNGGAIAVGHPFGMTGARITSTLINSLQWHDKQFGLETMCVGGGQGMALILERLS
- a CDS encoding SDR family oxidoreductase, whose amino-acid sequence is MSLQGKHALVTGGSRGIGRAIAERLAHDGATVVLSYARDHAAAEDTVAGILAKGGKAIAVHAPFGDHGDAERLWQAYDKATGRAGVDIVVNNAGIGRSSDLSTLTETEFDEVFAVNVRAPLFVAQGAVSRLRDHGRVINISSGVSRIAMPEILAYGATKGALDNLTLNLAKLLGPRGITVNSVAPGIVDTDVNAGWLRGNKEAEQWAASASALGRIGQPDDIAAVVAFLAGEDGRWVSGRVVDATGGSML
- a CDS encoding DUF4287 domain-containing protein, encoding MTIHHSEQTHRNLLARIPAATGRSLDTWFQLVDEGPSLPRFEERVSWLRAEHDLPRGYANAIVHEMDLKRAARAFG
- a CDS encoding sensor domain-containing protein, encoding MTNTNTTKRTSAVLEGGFWFFVMLVPMLLGYLALTLVLGLAGIGLGLLLLPPTAAYLRWLADLRRKKVHAWRGIEIPRPYRAEPEFGPGFKGYWGKIQFHGTDPAFWRDAAWTMTDPVVGALLAVLPIALVAEGLYGFVISALWSTLVGHGFNDWFGFVHVHHGNEGMRWAPAALGVLEIALGFAIAPKMLEWHARWSRVLLAPTPAQVEARMKHLTQTRADAVDTQAAELRRIERDLHDGAQARLVAMGMHLNAASQLLERDPEAAQKLLTEARDSSAKALSELRDLVRGIHPPVLADRGLVDAVRATALDSPLDVQVHAEVTGRLDAPLESAAYFAVSEALTNVAKHAHAVHVWIDMRVADGLLKITVSDDGIGGADLDRGSGLRGIERRLATFDGILALSSPQGGPTVVTMELPCVSSSPKTSSSSGTA
- a CDS encoding LuxR C-terminal-related transcriptional regulator translates to MRVVLAEDLFLLRDGMIRLLEAYGFEIAAAVGDGPALVEALVTERPDVAVVDVRMPPTFTDEGLRAVLEARQVVPGLPVLVLSQYVEQLYAGELLADGAGAIGYLLKDRVFDSDSFVDAVKRVAAGGTVMDPEVISKLLARGVRKEPLGALTDREREVLSLMAEGRSNAAIAERLVITERAIAKHTSNIFMKLGLPESGDDNRRVLAVLAYLKA
- a CDS encoding SGNH/GDSL hydrolase family protein — its product is MTGLTRLGVAKRVAAAAALSGGGIGVLTGGAIGLIVAEAKLARRAIGPAKGDPPRADGVYGAWYAAPGVEVIRIAVLGDSSAAGYGVTESARTLGALLASGLAEAAGAPVRLHNVAKVGGQSSDLGWQLERVLASGPDGRAPHVAMIMIGANDVTHRVKVAESVRFLGDAVRRLRASGTEVVVGTCPDLGTIRPVAQPLRRLARRWSRQLAAAQTMAVVRAGGRTVSLGSLLGPEFDARPEDMFGPDRFHPSAEGYATAAMALLPSIAAAIGRWPDAETGGPDVLEPARGEARMPLARAAVLAARHGGTEVGREVGSAARAGWGILRHRRRRQIAEPVVVSGEAVEAVEEAAAAGDASASGSGASATEAASA